Proteins found in one bacterium genomic segment:
- a CDS encoding Rieske (2Fe-2S) protein, translating to MAEDYGDYQLEEALAAGPEASRGFSRRSLLSIGWIASLVSLIGPGLANIRYLFPNVLYETPTTFKLRKPAEYPDNAITFDEERRLFIFRGRLGFRAMSAVCTHLRCTIGPFGPSGRRGKGPTSLCPCHGSVFDTEGRVLSGPAPRPLAFFRLSMSPDERLQVDTQALVASDTYFKV from the coding sequence GAGACTATCAGCTGGAGGAAGCGCTGGCGGCCGGGCCGGAGGCATCGCGTGGTTTCTCGCGCCGTTCCCTCTTGTCCATCGGGTGGATCGCTTCGCTGGTTTCTCTTATTGGTCCGGGATTGGCGAATATCCGCTATCTGTTTCCGAATGTGCTTTACGAAACCCCCACCACCTTCAAGCTCAGGAAGCCCGCAGAATATCCCGACAACGCGATCACCTTCGATGAGGAGCGCCGCCTTTTCATCTTCCGCGGCCGGCTCGGTTTTCGCGCCATGTCGGCGGTCTGCACCCACCTGCGGTGCACGATCGGGCCGTTCGGACCCTCCGGCAGAAGAGGGAAAGGCCCCACCAGCCTTTGCCCGTGTCACGGGAGCGTGTTCGACACCGAAGGAAGGGTGCTTTCCGGTCCTGCGCCGCGGCCATTAGCGTTCTTCCGGCTTTCGATGAGTCCCGACGAGCGGCTGCAGGTGGACACACAAGCTCTCGTCGCATCGGATACATATTTCAAGGTTTGA